The DNA segment ACGGCGTACGCCCTCTCGGTGGGCGGGCCTTTGGTTGCGCCGCTGGTAGATGCATTCACCGTGGCGCCGATTTGCCCTCACACACTGAACGCGCGGCCATTACTGGTACCGGCGAGCGAGGTCGTGGAGATCGAAGTGGAGGACGACGGCGCCGAGGTGCTGGTTACGGTGGACGGCGCCGATCTCGCCACACTCGAGCCTGGCGATCGCGTACGAGCGCGGCGTGCAAGCTGTATCACGCGCCTTTACGTTACAGCAGATGCCGGCTTCTATGAAAAGGTTCGAGCACGTTACCTGTACGGTCAACGGGTCAACGGCTAGGCCAAGGTCACCCGCCGGCGACGGCGCGCTGGGCGCTAAGTGTGGATAGCTCGAGGAACGGCAAGACGCGGTACGCCAGGCCTCGATATACCTTCTGCAGGTACTCCCGCGGGTTTCGCGGCAGGTTCCAGTCGAATCGCTTCTTGTCGTGGCTCGCCGCGTAGCCCATGAATGTAGAACTGTAGCTGCCCTCGTCCTGTGTATGCCAGTAGGTTGCAAGCGCCATCAGCAGGTCTGGGGAGGTCTTGTCGTCGTGGTAGAGGGCCGTAAGTACCACTTGAGCGCTCTTGCTGTCTTTGAGAATGAGATCGACCATGGCCTCCAGGATTGAAGGCGCCAGCTTCTCCTTGGTGGCGCCAACCAGGTACTTTGCGAGCGCGAGTGCGGCATCGCTGTAGACGCTGGTATCCACCTGTGCCAGGCGCACGGCGTGGTCCTGAAGCGGACCCGGTTGGACCGGATCCAGCTCAATGGCTTGATGAAGAGCTGTCTCCGAGAGACGCTCATCTGGTGTCGCCAGCGAAAGCGCGTACTGCGTGTCTGCAGAGTTTGGCAGGAGTTTGGCCGCCTGCTGGGCCTCGGCCGCCGCAGCGTCCGGCTGAGCCAATGCCACGTCGGCAATGGCGGCTACGATGCTGCAGGCAGGGCAGTGGCCATCGAGGTCGGCCGCCGTTATTTGTGCCCGTGCCGAGGCAAAGTGCGTTTCTCGAAGCAGCGCCAGCGCACGCAGCGCATGGCTGTTTGAATCTGCTCTGCCGGCGCGCTCGGCTACGCGCAGGAGCGTGATTGCATCAAAGTAGCGGCCATCGAGAATATACGCCAGCGCGAGGTGGTTCATGTCGGCTGCGGCGGCCGCGTCTCCAGCGCCGGCGGCCGTATACGTGGTTATCGCGCCGTCATAATCTCCGGCGCGCATCTGCTCCATGCCGATCACGGCGGTCAGAGACGGAGAACCCTGTCGCAGCCGCGCAACCATTTGGTCTGCAGCGCTCTGGCGTAGCTTCACGGCCGCCTGAAGCTCTGAAGCAAAGCTCGCCGTATTCTCCGGCGCCAACGCAAGAGTTATACGCCATGAGGCCAGCTGGTCTTCGGCAGCCAGGTCGGTCGCCAGCGCCGGCGCTTTGCTCAGCAAGGCAATGGCGCCGGCAAGGTCTCCATCTGCTGCGGTTACCCGCGCCTGCACCAGTGTCGCCAGCGTTTCGTTCGGGTCCGCTTTAAGCGCGCGCCGCGCAAACTTGACGGCGCCTGCCCGATCGCCACCCTTAAATGCCGCATCGGCCTGTTTAGCAAGCGTGTGCGAGCCGACGCCCAATCCGTTATCTACCGTAAGCTGAACGGACGCGCTTTTCGTGGCTCCATCGGCGTCGGTTGCCGTAACGGTAAGCGTGTGCGCGCCCTCGGTTGTGGCAATTGTATCCCAATTGAAGAGGTAGGGCACGCTGGCTACCGTGGCTGCCAGCGTGCCATCCACGGCAAACGTAACGCTGTTGATACCGGCCTTACTGTAAGCGTGCGCCAGAACCGGAGCAACGTCGCTCACCTTGTCGCCATCCTTCAGGTCCAGCCGGAGCGACACCTGTGCGCGCGCGCCGCTGCCGATCGTAATTGCCAGCAGGCAAACCACCGGGCATAGCGGCCCATGCCAGATCCTGTTCAGTGGGGGAGTTCTCATGAAATCAACCTTCAATCGGGGAGTAGAAGCGGTGGTGTTGGCAGCCTACCTTGGGCGTTACTTCGGCGGTGCTACCAAAAAGCGAAGTCTGGCGGCTGCGCTACCGTAGAAGTAAGATACCATGGCCCGCGTCTTCTGCAGGCCGTCGACGCCGTTTTCGAGGCCGGCCAGCGAAAACCGCGCGCTGGCCGTTTGGCCCGGCGAAAGTGTGTTGAAGTACCCCGGGGCGGCCGGCAGGCAGGTCACTCCGGGTGGCAGCGCGTCGAGCGCTATACCCAGCTTGACGCTATGAAGGGTTGTGCTTCCGCCATTTGCAAGGCTTACCGTCACCATGATAGCGCTGCCGTCACCGGTGGTGGACGCCTCCGGCTGTGCCTGGGCGCCGAGGCAGAGGATTGCGGCGCTGGCGCCAGATACCGAATGATCGAGATTCTCCATTTCTATCAGCAATTGGTGGGATAGACTGCTGGGCTCACCGTGATGAGCCACCTCGTTGTGCTGCATCGAAAGGACTTGAGCCAGAATCAGCAACAGGCGGTGCGCGCAGGCCACGCGGGTCTCTGGTGAGCGTGCGGTCGACAGGCCGTCCATAAACGGCCGTGCTTCCTGCAGGATCAATTCGGTTCGATGGGCGATCGCAGGTTTGGAAGCCGCCAGTCGGTGGAGGGTTTGGAAAAGACCGATCCAGGCGGCCCGGGAGGCGCGCCGCTGATCGTGCAGGCGAACGATGCAGAGGCCGCCAGGATCCAGCGTGATGACCTTGAGCAGTACTGAGGTGCGATTAAGTTCGTTGCCCTGGAACCGTCGGAACCGAACTCCATTTTGTCCCGCAACGATGGCGTCACAACTCCAGGCGCCTTCTCCCAGGCGCACTCGCAGGCGGATCACCTCCGGAGCAGCCGCCCGGTTGTCCAGCGCCACGCCCACGCTGCCGCCGGTCGATCCGGCATACGCGGCAAGGCTGTCGGTCGGCGCGCTGATTGGCGCCCGTATGCTGACCGCCGCACGCCGTGCGCTAAGCGACGCCCATGCAATCCAGGATGCCTGTGCGGTGGCATCCTGCGGCGCCGCGTGGAGCAGCATGTGAAGTGCATCCGGGTCTGCGGCTGAGAGCGAGCGCGAATCGACGTTCACGACGATCGGAATCGGCAAGAGTGTCGCGGCCGGCGAGCCGCCGGCTTGCACCGCGGTAGTTGGCGGACCTGTGGGTTTCCAGGCCGCCAGGACGGCGACACTAGCGGCGCATCCAAGAATAGACGCCATGCGGCGACTGGCCCAAACCGTCAAGAGGCGTCACCGGAGGCTGGTGGCTCAACTGCTGTGAGGCGCCGCTCAAACTCGGCGCGGTCCAGCAGGACGCGGCGCCCGCAGCCGGCGCAGGTGAGGCGCATATCGGCGCCTGGCTGCGTAACCAGCCACCACCGGCTTCCACACGGATGGGCTTTGCGCAGTTGTATTCGCGCTCCGGTGGGGATGCCAACGGAGGAGATCATCCTTCACCTACAATCTGTTGCTTCTGTGCCATGCCGTTCACCATGATACCTCACGGTGTTTTGCTGCCCTCGCCCCGGGCCTCACCGGCCGCTGCCGCAAGAATGGCGTCATCGGGGCAGGTTGGGCACGGTTCACGATAACGATCCGGACTTCCAAGCACGGGATTGTGGAGAGCGTTGTAGCAGATGATGAATGCGCGCCGGTGTCGATCCGACGTGTTCGGGGCCGACGCGTGGAGAAGGTTGCAATGAAAGAATAGTGCGTCGCCGGGCTGCATTTCACAATGGACGCGCTCAAACAGCGGTTCGAGTTGCTCGATCCGCGATTCGCTCGCACCGACCTGGGAGCCGACGGCTCCGTGGTCCAGCCGACCCAGACGATGCGATCCACGAAGCACCTGTAGGCAGCCGTTTTCTCTCGTGCACGGATCCAGCGCGCAAAACACGCTCATCAACCTGGGGAAAACAAATCCGTCACCGTACCAGTACCCGTAATCCTGGTGCCACTCCCAGGCGCCGCCACTTCCGGCCTCCTTCAGCATCACCTTGCCGTGGAAGAAGGCAATATCCTCGCCCATCAACGCGCGCACTCCATTCACAACACGAGGAAGCGTACTGGCCGCAGCCCAGATGTCGTTTCCAAGGGCGCCCCAGATCGCCAACCGCGACGAGCGGCCCTCCTTGTCTCTGGCTGCATTCTGCGTGTTGGCAACGCGCTCACCGCTTTCAACTGCGTCGAGCATGGCAGAAACTTCCGGTGCTGTGAACAGCGCCTTCTGGAGCACGAACCCGTCGCGTTCAAAGGCCAGGCGGTCTCCCTCGTCCATCCAGCGACCTCCTCCGACAGACTACTATGCGCCGGGCGCCGAGCCGGTCGGCAGCCGGCTGACCTCCCCGGCAAGTTTGGGTAAGCCATCATCCGCTGAGGCGATGGCGGCGAAGCACAACTCCAGGCTTCGCAGATTCGCTGCGGCGCTGTTCGCCGGCTCACGGCCTTCCTCGATTGCGCAAAGGAGTTCGCCCATTGTGCCGCGGAATCCATCTGGGAACCAATCGCCGTGGAGCTGCGGAGATGCCACACCGGCAGAGGTGGTCAGCACCACTTTTTGCCTGGATAGGTTAGGACCGGTGCTGCAGAGCGAGCCAAGTGTGCCGGCAACGTATGTGGAATCAGCCGGGCCGAACTGCACGTTTCCGTCAAATACCAGCGTTCCGTGACCTCCATCGTATTGGAATGCCGCGCTGGCCAACAGTGGCGGCTTAACCGGCTGCCTTGCCGCACATGTACGCTCACCGTAAACGCGCGTCCACGCCCGGCCATCCAGAAGCTGCATCGCCATATCGAACCAATGAATGGCGAAATCGTACAACACCAGGTCCCGGATTCTCTCGAACGGCGTGCCGGCCGTCCATGAGTGGTCCCAGTGGACGGCCATGTGGACGCCGGTCACGTCGCCGACCAGGCCTGCTTCCACAGCTTTGCGCATGTAGCTGAAGTGCGGGGCATACCGCCCATTCTGGTTGACGGCCAGGCGCCGGTCTACGCTTCGAGCCAGTTCTACCAATTCGCGCCCAGTAGCAAGATCGAGCACAAATGGCTTTTGACTGAGCACGTGCTTGTGCGCGCGAAGCGCATCGGATATGATCGGCGCCCGATCTTGCGGGTGCGTCGCGATATCCACCACATCGATCTCATCGTGCTTCAGAAGCTCGCGGTAATCGGTAGTCGTAAAGGCGTCGGGATAGAACTGGCGTCGCCTGGTTTCGGCCCGCTCGGCAATGAGGTCACAAAGTCCCACTACATTCCAGCCTACCTTGCGGTAGGCCTTGAGATGCGTCTCTGTGATCCCGCCACAAGCGATCAAACCAATCCGCGGCTGGTACTCGGTTGGCGTGGGCGGCTCCCATGGCAAGAGCGGCGCAGTTGTAGCGGCGGTCGGCGACGCGGCGAGGCTGTAGTTGAGGTCGTCCGGCGGCGGCGACTTCGCTTTTTTCATGGTGCAAGGCTCTCCGGTCGTCGGCTCACTGAGCTCCGCTGCGCGGCGTCGGTAATCTGCTGGCCAGCCCGGCTGATCTCAACCGAGAGAGGACCTGTGACTGGCGCGCCGCTCTCCAGGTGTGCGACGAGATACTCGATCGAGTTGCGAAATGGCGGCAGCAGGGTGTCCACCGGAATCTCCGTCGCGCGGGGTTGCTCCTTCGTCTGGAGGTGGATCACCGGCTCATAATCCCAGCTGGAGATTGTTCCGGCCGAGCCAACGAGTGTGAAACCGCATTTCGGCTGCGGCTGAAGCACCCAGGGATCGGTGAAGGTTCCCCACCGCGTCTGAAACACCGACAGGCCCGAACGATACCGCGCGACGGTTACGCTCTGTTCGTCAACCGACCGTCCGCCGGGCGTAAGGGCCACAGAGGTCACTTCACTTGGTAGCTCGCCATTGAAGAACCAGGTTGCGAGCGTTGCGCCGTACCCGAGATAGTCACGCATCGACCCGCCGTCGCCCGGGGTGTACCACCAGCTATCGCTCATCCGCGCGGCAGCGTCTGCCTCTGCAACTTCAACCTTGTCGGCCAGATGCCGGAGGGGGCCGCGATTTCCATCGTAGTAGTGAACCTGCTCAAGCGCTCCTATGGCGCCACTATCCACCAGGCGCTTCGCTGTTACGTGGGGTGGGTACCAGGCCAGTGGCCAGTTTACCACCAGGGCGCCGCCTCCAGCCTGCATCGCTCTGATCATTCGGTCGGCCTCTTCGAGCGAAGTTGCAAACGGCTTCTCCACGTGAATGGATATTCCGCATGACGCCATCTGCTCAACGTATTCGGCGTGACGCGACGGCCGGGAACAGAGCAGCGCAACATCTGCCGCAGCGCTCGCCAGGCAGATCTCCAGGTTGGTGAAGAGCCGATCCGGAGGGACTCCGAAGCGCTCGGCAGCTTCGGCCATGCGCTGCGGGTCGGCATCGTACATGCCGGCAATCTCGGCGCCCGGGTGCTCGCTCACCAGTCGCAGCAGGTCGCCAATGTGGAGGTGATCGAAGTCTACGGCAATAAATCGCCATTTCCGGTTGGCCATGCCGTGCAGTATACAGGAGGCTCCAGCAGTGGCGCAACGTGCCGGAAACGCATTTGACGCGTGCGCACAGGGCTGTTTCTCCGGCGATTCATGTTATCCTGATTGCGCCCCTGTTGCCGCCGGCAAGTTAAGCTCACCACGGCGCATTCACATGTACCGCTCCAAGAGACTTTCGAATGAAAGAGTACTTCCGCACGACGCTTTTTGCCCTGATTTGCCTCCTGCAGGCGCCGGCCGCAGTCACCGCCATGCAGACCGGTACACCGGCACAGTGGCCGCCCTGGGAGGTGTACGCCAGGGGCGCCTACTTGCCGTTTGACCGAATGGTGGATGCACTGGCCAGGGCGGACGTTGTGGTGATCGGTGAGGAGCATACGAACGAGCCCGGGCACGCCATGGAGCTGAAAATCCTGCAGGCGCTGTACGCTCGCCGGCCGGATATGGCGCTCTCGATGGAGATGTTCGAACGCGACGTTCAGCTGGTACTGGACGAGTACCTGGCTGGAGATATCAGCAAGCAGAGCTTCCTGGCGGAGGCGCGGCCATGGCCGAACTACGCAACCGACTATGCCCCGCTTGTGGAGTTTTGCAAGCGGCGCCAACTGCCGGTTGTCGCTGCCAATGTGCCGCACCGGTACGTCAGCCTGGTTGCGGCCAAGGGCCAGCAAGCCCTTCTGAAACTGCCGAGAATGTCGCGACGCTTTCTACCAAAGCTGCCCTACTCGCAAACAATTCCACCCGGCTATGATCAAGCCCTGACGGCGATCTTTGCAAATCACGGTGCGCCCGGCGGCGCGACAGCCGGCGAGGGACCGCCGCATATGAAACAGGCGCAGGAGCTTTGGGACGCCACGATGGCGGACTCGGTGGCGCAGGCAACGCGCCGCCTGCATGGGCGCTTGATCATGCAGCTGAACGGCGCAATGCACAGCGACTCGGGTTGGGGCCTGGTTGACAGGCTGCGGCGGCAGATGCCGCGC comes from the Armatimonadota bacterium genome and includes:
- a CDS encoding DUF951 domain-containing protein, with the protein product MISSVGIPTGARIQLRKAHPCGSRWWLVTQPGADMRLTCAGCGRRVLLDRAEFERRLTAVEPPASGDAS
- a CDS encoding phytanoyl-CoA dioxygenase family protein, producing MDEGDRLAFERDGFVLQKALFTAPEVSAMLDAVESGERVANTQNAARDKEGRSSRLAIWGALGNDIWAAASTLPRVVNGVRALMGEDIAFFHGKVMLKEAGSGGAWEWHQDYGYWYGDGFVFPRLMSVFCALDPCTRENGCLQVLRGSHRLGRLDHGAVGSQVGASESRIEQLEPLFERVHCEMQPGDALFFHCNLLHASAPNTSDRHRRAFIICYNALHNPVLGSPDRYREPCPTCPDDAILAAAAGEARGEGSKTP
- a CDS encoding Gfo/Idh/MocA family oxidoreductase, with amino-acid sequence MKKAKSPPPDDLNYSLAASPTAATTAPLLPWEPPTPTEYQPRIGLIACGGITETHLKAYRKVGWNVVGLCDLIAERAETRRRQFYPDAFTTTDYRELLKHDEIDVVDIATHPQDRAPIISDALRAHKHVLSQKPFVLDLATGRELVELARSVDRRLAVNQNGRYAPHFSYMRKAVEAGLVGDVTGVHMAVHWDHSWTAGTPFERIRDLVLYDFAIHWFDMAMQLLDGRAWTRVYGERTCAARQPVKPPLLASAAFQYDGGHGTLVFDGNVQFGPADSTYVAGTLGSLCSTGPNLSRQKVVLTTSAGVASPQLHGDWFPDGFRGTMGELLCAIEEGREPANSAAANLRSLELCFAAIASADDGLPKLAGEVSRLPTGSAPGA
- a CDS encoding Gfo/Idh/MocA family oxidoreductase → MANRKWRFIAVDFDHLHIGDLLRLVSEHPGAEIAGMYDADPQRMAEAAERFGVPPDRLFTNLEICLASAAADVALLCSRPSRHAEYVEQMASCGISIHVEKPFATSLEEADRMIRAMQAGGGALVVNWPLAWYPPHVTAKRLVDSGAIGALEQVHYYDGNRGPLRHLADKVEVAEADAAARMSDSWWYTPGDGGSMRDYLGYGATLATWFFNGELPSEVTSVALTPGGRSVDEQSVTVARYRSGLSVFQTRWGTFTDPWVLQPQPKCGFTLVGSAGTISSWDYEPVIHLQTKEQPRATEIPVDTLLPPFRNSIEYLVAHLESGAPVTGPLSVEISRAGQQITDAAQRSSVSRRPESLAP
- a CDS encoding ChaN family lipoprotein, whose amino-acid sequence is MKEYFRTTLFALICLLQAPAAVTAMQTGTPAQWPPWEVYARGAYLPFDRMVDALARADVVVIGEEHTNEPGHAMELKILQALYARRPDMALSMEMFERDVQLVLDEYLAGDISKQSFLAEARPWPNYATDYAPLVEFCKRRQLPVVAANVPHRYVSLVAAKGQQALLKLPRMSRRFLPKLPYSQTIPPGYDQALTAIFANHGAPGGATAGEGPPHMKQAQELWDATMADSVAQATRRLHGRLIMQLNGAMHSDSGWGLVDRLRRQMPRLHVVTISIRPVSSWSKANTASDATVADFVVYTITTGPFTHT